In bacterium, the following proteins share a genomic window:
- a CDS encoding TolC family protein, whose amino-acid sequence MSRGVKFLGWGIALLAIFAGTGLARSEPPPRLGEAEVIQWVLQRNLGIQAASYDAPIAGTEVTKVEGAFDTNVKGEAYFQLDRSDKTSIVFGTDNRTIWYDARAEKRFPVGIQGALSLTNRRDTTNSAFATDPAFFETILRAEVQGNLLRNRFGKSDKAQIALAKANERVVAEQALSFAEQRVAEALTQYWNWVAAGNYYQVAKRFAKSAQDFVRNTTDKKTLGLAEETDTLGSRAQYVERQAEADRARNLQVDAEKRLRYMLDAAGEEAWTAKDPLRAPTRTLVREDLLAQALASRPEYLALKREAEARDIQIALAKDQKWPALDLYTSLEVNAVDPGYGQVLGETFSFQNPNWVIGARFNIAIENRIAKGELERGKLEKARVLILMKEMENLIALQIDEQIRQVKLQQKEVANYTEASRLQNAKVQAELEKFNLGRSDSDTIVRFNDDAISAERRRLEAELRYRLAWVELRKATGALLPPELRNGGRP is encoded by the coding sequence ATGAGTCGTGGGGTCAAATTCCTGGGGTGGGGAATCGCTCTCTTGGCAATTTTCGCCGGGACCGGCTTGGCTCGCTCCGAGCCCCCGCCCCGGCTCGGAGAAGCCGAGGTCATCCAATGGGTGCTCCAGCGCAACCTCGGCATCCAAGCCGCCAGCTACGATGCGCCCATCGCCGGCACCGAAGTCACCAAGGTCGAGGGAGCCTTCGACACCAACGTCAAGGGCGAGGCCTATTTCCAGCTCGACCGCTCCGACAAAACCAGCATCGTTTTCGGCACCGACAATCGGACCATCTGGTACGATGCCCGGGCCGAGAAGCGTTTTCCGGTTGGCATCCAGGGCGCGCTGTCCTTGACCAACCGGCGCGATACCACCAATTCGGCTTTCGCCACCGATCCGGCCTTCTTCGAGACCATCTTGCGGGCCGAGGTCCAGGGCAACTTGCTCCGCAACCGCTTCGGCAAATCCGACAAGGCCCAGATCGCCTTGGCCAAGGCCAATGAGCGGGTCGTCGCCGAGCAGGCCCTGAGCTTCGCCGAGCAGCGGGTCGCCGAAGCCCTCACCCAATATTGGAACTGGGTCGCCGCTGGCAATTACTACCAGGTCGCCAAGCGTTTCGCCAAATCGGCACAGGACTTCGTCCGCAACACCACCGACAAGAAGACCTTGGGCTTGGCCGAGGAGACCGATACCCTGGGTTCCCGGGCCCAGTACGTCGAGCGCCAAGCCGAAGCCGACCGGGCCCGCAACCTCCAAGTCGACGCCGAGAAACGGCTGCGCTACATGCTCGACGCCGCCGGCGAGGAGGCTTGGACCGCCAAGGACCCGCTCCGCGCCCCGACTCGAACCTTGGTCCGCGAGGATCTCTTGGCCCAGGCCCTGGCCTCCCGCCCCGAGTACCTGGCCCTGAAGCGCGAAGCCGAGGCCCGCGACATCCAGATCGCCCTGGCCAAGGACCAGAAATGGCCGGCCCTCGATCTCTACACCTCCTTGGAGGTGAACGCGGTCGATCCGGGCTACGGCCAAGTCTTGGGCGAGACTTTCTCCTTCCAAAATCCGAATTGGGTGATCGGCGCCCGCTTCAACATCGCGATCGAGAATCGAATCGCCAAGGGCGAGCTCGAGCGCGGTAAGCTGGAGAAGGCCCGGGTCCTGATCTTGATGAAGGAGATGGAGAACCTCATCGCCCTCCAAATCGACGAGCAGATCCGCCAAGTGAAGCTGCAGCAGAAAGAGGTGGCCAACTACACCGAAGCCTCCCGGCTGCAGAATGCCAAGGTCCAGGCCGAGCTGGAGAAGTTCAACCTCGGCCGCTCCGACAGCGACACCATCGTGCGCTTCAACGACGACGCCATCTCGGCCGAAAGGCGACGGCTCGAGGCCGAGCTGCGCTATCGCCTGGCTTGGGTCGAGCTGCGCAAGGCCACCGGCGCCCTCCTGCCGCCGGAACTGCGGAACGGGGGCCGGCCGTGA